One Polynucleobacter sp. SHI8 genomic window, CTCCTGAAAAACCAGCCATCCATTTTGGTATTAATAACATCATTGAACTAAATAAAGCATATTGAGTCGCACTATATGAAACATTCGTGAGTGACGATAAATAGGCAATAAAAGCTGCGGAGGCAATCCCAGAGCTTAAATTATCTGCAGATATCACAAATATCAGACCACTTAAGTCATGGCCTCGAGTAGCTAACCAAGCAAAAAGTAGATTACTTGCAGCAGATAAGATGGCGCCCAACATCAAAATCCGAAAGATGCCAAACCGAACTGTTAATCCTCCACCAATAAATGCTCCCAATAAAGTCATGATGACGCCAAATATTTTGGTCACACTGGCAACCTCATCTTTGGTATAGCCCATATCCACATAAAAGGGATTCGCCATAATCCCCATCACGACATCACTAATTCGGTACACAGCAATTAATGAAAGTATTAATACGGCATGCCATTGATATCTTTTTAAAAAATCTGCAAAGGGCTCTATAAACGCAACATGGATCCATTGTTTGACGGAGTGAACATCTGTCTTAGGAACAAACGGCTTCTCTTTAGAGATGAGAACTGTGATGACACCAACCAACATGGATGCGGCCATGCATAAATAAGCAATTTGCCAGCCATAATGATCATAGACATTGTCTGGAGTATTTTGCGCTCGAGCGGCTATCCACAATACACCTGCGCCAGCCCATATCATCGCAAATCGATAACCCGTTTGATAAGCTGCTGCTAAGACGCCTTGCATTTTAGTGTCGGCTGATTCAATACGAAATGCATCTAAAGCGATGTCTTGGGTGGCTGAACCAAAGGCAACTAAAACTGCAAACCATGCAACTGCATTGACTTGCTGCGAAGGATCTGACATCGACATGCCCACAAGTCCAATCATAACCAACACTTGCGCAATGAGTAGCCAAGCTTTTCTGCGTCCAAGCCAATTGGATAAAAGGGGCAAGGTCAAGCGATCAACTAATGGCGCCCAAACCCATTTCAGGCCGTAAATAAGGCCGATCCAAGATAGGTACCCAATCGTACTACGATCAATTCCTGCCTCTCTTAACCAAAAACCCAGTGTCCCTAAAACCAGCAACAAGGGCAGTCCTGCGGAGAAACCTAAAAAGAACATCCGTAGTGTGATTTTTTGGGTATAGGCGCTCAGAATTTCCGCTAAGGATTGTTTTGCTTCAGTTGTAGTACTTGACATTCTTTAAGCGCTTTGTACTCTATAAATTGCGAGACTTCCAAACAGGTTTGCGGCCCAGCTGATTTCTTTGCCTTCATGCAGAATGACACGATCTAGAATTTTGATGCCAATCTTACTCGCTAATGCTTCAAAATCTGCAATAGTTAAAACACGCACATTAGGCGTGTTGTACCAATCAAAAGGTAATGATTTTGACACGGGCATTCTGCCTAAAAGAATATCAATGCGATGCGACCAATGTGCAAAATTAGGAAATGAAATAACGCATTCTTTACCTACGCGAACGATTTCATTTAAGATCGATTCTGTTTCATGAATCGTTTGCAGTGTCTGTGACAGAAGTACCATATCAAAGCTTTGATTTTCGAATAATGCCAAGCCTGCCTCTAAATCTTGCTGAATAACATCGAGTCCTTTTTCCACACAAGCTAAAACACTTAAATCAGAAATCTCAACGCCATAGGTTTGTACTTTTTTTTGTGCTCTGATGTATTCCAAAAAATCACCGTCACCACAACCGAGATCTAATAAGCTCGAATGAGGTTGTATCCAATTGGCAATGGCAGAAAAATCCGCGCGAACTTTTGTACTCATGCCAAATCCTTTTGCATTCTAGAAAAATAGGCGCGAAGAATACCATGATATCTTTCATCGTCTAGTAAAAAAGCATCATGGCCATGAGGTGCGTCTATCTCAGCATACGTTACTGAATGTTTGTTATCTAACAAAGCCTTGACAATTTCTCGACTTCGATCAGGAGCAAAACGCCAATCCGTTGTAAAACTAATGACAAGAGATTTTGATTGCATGACCGCTAAGGCTTTAGATAAGTTTCCGCCATGATTTTTTGCTGGGTCAAAATAATCAAGCGCTCGAGTAATGAGCAGGTAAGTGTTGGCATCAAAGTAATCCGCAAACTTTTCACCTTGATAGCGTAAATAACTTTCTACCTCAAACTCCGTGTCAAAGCTAAATCGATAATCTTGCGGATCGCCTTGGAGACGCTTTAAATCTCTACCAAACTTTTCTGCCATATCGTCATTCGATAAATACGTTATGTGCCCAATCATTCTTGCAACACGCAGACCTCTGCGAGGTGTGACTTGATGAGCATAATAATTGCCCTCATGAAAGTCCGGATCACTCATGATAGCGCTTCGCGCAATTTCATTAAAGGCGATATTTTGTGCAGATAAACTTGCGGCAGAGGCTATGATCAGACAATGTTCAACTCGCTCTGGAAACTGAATCCCCCAAGCAAGTGCCTGCATCCCTCCTAAACTACCTCCCATAACAGCAGCAAATTTTTGAATCCCAAAATAATCCGCAAGTCGGGCTTGAGAGATTACCCAGTCTTCCACAGTTACTAAAGGAAAAGTACTACCATAAGGTGTATTAGTTTCTGGATTGATGCTCATCGGACCAGTTGAGCCAAAACAAGACCCTAAATTATTAACGCCAATCACAAAAAAATGATTGGTATCTAAGGGCTTGCCTGGACCTATCATGTTATCCCACCACCCAGCTTTTCCTGATACAGGATCAACTCCTGCGACATGATGTGAAGCATTAAGCGCGTGACAAATTAAAACTGCATTCGTTTTATTGGCGTTTAATTGCCCGTAGGTTTGAACTTCTAAAGAGTAAGAACCCAACTGAGCGCCACTTTTTAGTGCTAGGGGCTCATTAAATTGAATGGAATATGACTGAGTATTTAGACCAGTCATACAAATAGAAGTACACCCATGGATGCTGTTGCATTATCTAATGGCGATTTTGTAAAACCACTTCTTGCAAAACGATGCCAACGCCCCACAACATAAGACATCACTAATCCCGATCGATGACTAATATCATCCGCTGACCAACTAATGTTTTGTTGTGTTTGCATGATCCGAAAGGATTGCTTCATGGAAGCTTCAACACGCTCCAATACTTGGTTGATCCGCTCTTGCAAGCGAGCATCTTCTTGAAATAATGAATCCCCTAACAATACTCTTGTCATGCCAGGGTTCTTCTCAGAAAAAGCCAGCAACATCATGGCAATTTCTTGAATCTGAATTCTGCCGTTCTCTTCTTTAGCAATGATTTGATTAATTAGTCCAAAAATAGTCTGCTCAATAAAGGCAATTAAACCATCAAACATTTGCGCTTTACTTGCGAAATGTCGATAAAGTGCTGCCTCAGATACTTGAATTTTGGCTGCTAAAGCTGCTGTTGTAACTCTTTCACCTTGCGGATTTTCTAACATTTCAGCTAATGCTTGCAAAATTTGGATGCGACGCTCCCCTGGCTTAGGGCGCTTACGGCCCTTCGAGTCTTCTTGGGTTGGAGTACCGTATGTCTCCAGATTTACTGCATCTAGGCTACTCATTTAATGTGATCGAATCATTGTTCCAAAAGCTTGTTCTGTCAAAATTTCTAATAGCAGAGAATGCTCAATCCTGCCATCAATGATATGTACTGAATTTACGCCACTTCTTGCTGCATCTAGCGCGGATGATATTTTTGGTAACATGCCACCTGATATCGTACCATCTGCAAACAAGCCATCTATTTCTTTTGCACTTAAATCGGTCAATAACTCACCTTTGCTATTCATCACACCAGGAATATTCGTCATCATCACTAATTTCTCTGCATGCAAAATCTCGGCCATTTTTCCCGCAACTAAGTCTGCGTTAATATTGTAAGCCCTTCCGTCCTCACCAAATCCAATAGGTGAAATAACCGGAATGAAAGCATCATCCTGTAAGGCCTTAACTACGGCAGGATTGATTGAGCTAATTTCACCGACAAAACCAATATCAATTTCCTTTGTAGGATCATCTTTATCAGGCATCATTAATTTTCTTGCTTTAATTAAACCACCATCTTTACCAGTAAGACCGACGGCTTGACCACCAAATTGGTTAATCATCATGACGATGTCTTGCTGTACTTCTCCACCAAGGACCCACTCCACGACTTCCATCGTTTCATCATCCGTAACACGCATGCCTTGAATAAAAGTTCCAGCTTTACCGATTTTCTTCAAAGCATCATCAATTTGTGGTCCACCACCATGCACAACAACGGGATTCATTCCAACCAACTTGAGCAAAATCACATCTCGAGCAAAACCTTCTTTAAGGCGCTCCTCTGTCATCGCATTACCACCGTACTTAATTACGATAGTTTTGCCATGATATTGACGGATATAAGGCAATGCCTCAGCTAGAATTTCAGCTTTAAGGGTTGGCGCGATATCGCTTAGGGTAAGGTCTTTATGGTCCATAATTTTTTACAAGAGATAGTCTTAATGATAAGTGATAGTTAAGTAATTATTAATTTTTCGCAATACCATAAATATACTCTTCTAATTCAACACTTTTATTTCTAATTTGAAACATCTATCTTGTATTGAATCTTTTAAGCTAGTTTTAAAAAAAATGATACATTACCTACATGTTTTACTTTAATAATCCCCAAAAAAAATTTGCTTCCAATTGGTGCAAAGTCATTTTGTTATGCATTTTGCTCATGCAATTCTGGGGTTTTCAGCATCGAATAGCGCACGCGGTAAGTGTTAATTCCCCGGATATATCTTTTAATCAATTCAATGCCTCACCTGAGGCTTTTGAAGAGTCTAATCCTTTTGTCTATCATGACGTTAAACACAACTGTGTTTCTTGGGATCATGCTGTTTTGGGTTATGGATTGTCAAGTCTTATATTTCAAATAAAGCTTTTATCAGTTAGCTTTGGTGTACAACAAGCGAGTTATCAATCTACCTGTTTTCTCCATACTTTTTCTTATCTATCAAGGGCTCCGCCACTCTCAAATTAATTCGTTTTTTAAATTAATTTTTTTGAGGGCGTCATGAATAAACATCATTTTTGTTTTTCACATCTATTTTTACTAAGTTCATTCTTTTTTTTAAGTCAATTAACTTTTGCTCAAGAGCCATCGATTCGGGTTTCAGACATTCCAACATTAACTGTAGAGGGCTCCTCACCCCTTTCTAATAGGGTCGAACTCAATGTTGGGCAACGAGAAATCCAAAGTAAACTTCCGACTAATATTGCTGAGTCTCTTCATGATGAGCTTGGATTTAGTAGCTCATCATTTGGTCAAAGTTCTAGTCGACCGATTATCAGGGGAATGTCTGGTTCAAGGGTACCGATTCTTCAAAATGGCATGAATTCAGGGGATGTATCGAGCGTTTCTCCTGATCACGCTGTTGCCTCTGATGTTATGTTTAGTCAATCTTTTGAATTATTGCGTGGCAGTGAATCCTTACGCTATAGCTCTAGTGCAAATCAAGGTCTTCTTAATGTGATTGATCTGCGAATACCCTCCAGTACTTTAGCGGAGCCAAGTGCGAGCTTTGTTGGTCAATATAACCTGAATCAACAGGGCCTCTCCACTGGCATATTGGCTGAAGACTCCATCGGCAATTGGACCTTACATGTGGATAATACTTCTCGTCGTTTGAATGACTATCAAAGGCCTGATGGTCAACTTCAACCATATTCATTTTCCCGTCAAAATGATTTGGGATTGGGAGCATGTTATTTTAGAGCCTCTGGATACACCGGCTTCTCTTTCAGTCAATTCCAAAATTTTTATGGGATTCCCTCAGCAGAAGGGTCTCAGATTGACTTATTACAAAATCGATTTTCCCTCCTAGATGAAGAGTCAAATCCCTTTACTGGTATTTCTAAACTTAAAACACAGTTTATTTATACCAATTACAGACATCAAGAGTTATCAAACACACAGTCACCACAGTCTGAATTTAAAAACCAATCCATTGAGACGCGCATGGAGTTATTTCATGAGCCAATTCTTAGTTGGACGGGCTCATTTGGTCTTCAAGCTGGTAGTGGCACAATTTCTGCTACAGATTTAACAAATCCGAACCTTAACGCTGCCATCATTCCATCAACCAAGTCGGATAATATGGCCATTTTCCTCATAGAAAATAAATCTTTTGGCAATATAGATGTGCAAAATGGCTTTCGCTATGAATGGGTGCGACGAAATCCCGATGCCTCAATCCCTTATTCTGATAGCCCAAACTTTGACATACCCTCAGGTGGGAGTGCTCCATTAAGTTTTATTCCTAAATCAAATCAATTTTCTTTAGTGTCCCTGTCTTCACAGGCAGCTTGGAACTTTATTACAGAACAAGCTATATTAATTCGCTATAGCTTTTCACAACGTGCACCGAGCGTTGATGAGTTGTACTCGTTCGGAAACCATGATGCAACAGCAACTTTTGATGTTGGTAATCCAAATTTAAATAAGGAAAGCTCTAATCATTTTGAAATAGGCTGGAGAAAGAATAAAGGTCTTACACAGGGTAAGCTTAATCTTTATCAAAATTTTGTCTCTAACTTTGTTTATACCCAGTATACGGGTGCAACCGATCTAAATAGTGACTTTCCAGTACGTCAATTTTTGCAAGCAAATGCAATTATTAAGGGAGTTGAGTCTGAAGTGACATACAACATGAATGGGGATGGATTTGCTGGTCGAATTTTTGGTGATTACTCTGAAGGAACATTAGACCAAGGTGGTTATCTACCGCTTCAACCAGCTACTCGAATAGGTAGTGCTATTTATTACAGCCGGTTCGGATGGAAAGCAAATCTCTCTTTAATTCATGCATTAGGGCAATATAAAACTGCTACTTCTACGTTTTATAACGAGCCTAGTACAGCAGGCTATAACAAACTTGATTTTCGCTTGTCAAAATCACAAGCAATCAATCGATTGCTTGTTACTTACTATTTACAAGCGAACAATTTATTAAACGATACGATTCGTTACTCAACGACTGTAGACACTCTCAGGCTTTACGCTCCGCAACCTGGTAGAACCTTTATTTTAGGAATAAAGGTTGACTACTAGAGTTGTGAGGTTTTAATCACCGAATAGTTTTTGACGAAGTTCGCGTCTTTCTTGAGCCTCGAGTGAAAGATTGGCAGTTGGTCTAGCCAGTAATCTTGAAACTCCGATGGCTTCACCAGTTTCTTCACACCAACCGTATTCCCCTGACTCAATTCTGCCAAGCGCTTGTTCTACTTTCTTCAAAAGCTTTCTTTCGCGATCTCTTGTTCTTAATTCTAAAGCGTGCTCTTCTTCAATCGTTGCACGATCAGCAGGATCTGGAACCAAGGTGTTTTCACGTAAGTTTTCAGTAGTAGCATCAGCATTTTTTAAAATATCATCACGCAATTTTTGTAGGCGATCTTTAAAAAACTCTAACTGCTCTGGATTCATATAGTCTTTATCAGACATTTTCACTAACTGCGCTTCAGAGATTAATTCAATTACTTTCGGTGTAGCCGGTGTTTTTGTTTTTGTAGTCATTTCATTTTTAGCTTGATCTTTAGGATCTGCTTTATTTCCTTTTGTGTTTTTTTCAGTATCTACGCTTGTTTTTTTACTAACTGTTTTTTTTATCGTTGAAGTAGCCATTTGTCATCCTTATATATTTTTCTTTTGTTTTTTACAGATTAAACTAAACAACCTTCTAAACCCATCATTAAAGTATCTTTTGGCAAATCCTGTCCTATAAATACAATTTTTGTTTGCTTAAGTTCTGTGCCCCATGGGCCGGCCATATCGCTACCCATCATTTCATGGACACCTTGTAATACAACTTTACGATTTGAACCTTTAACGTATAAAACGCCTTTATAGCGCAATAATTTGGAGCCAAAGACAGATAATATGCCGCCTAAAAAATCTTCCAGCTTTTTATGATCAAAGGGCTTTTCACTTCTAAACACAAAAGATTGGATTTTATCTGTATGGCCATGTTGCTCATGATGATGATCATGGTCATGATGGTGATCGTGGTCATGGCTATGATCATGTCCACAATCATCATGATTTTCTTGTTCTAAAAAGTGCGGATCTATATCTAATTTTGCGTTTAAATTAAACCCATGAAGATCAAACACTTCATCTAAGTTGACAACTCCATGCGTGATTTCTTTTATGGGTGCTTTGGGGTTCATATGGACAATACGATTTCTTAAAGCCTGTCGAATTTTTTCATCCACAACATCACATTTAGTAATAAATATTTGATCGGCAAAGCCTACTTGATTTTGCGCCTCTTCATGCTCATCTAATTGCTGATCTCCATGCTTGGCATCTACTAGAGTAACAACTGCATCTAATACATAATGCTCGGCGACATCATCATCCATGAAAAATGTTTGAGCTACTGGACCTGGATTGGCGATTCCGGTTGTTTCTATCACCACACGGTTAAATGAGATTTGTTTAGATTTTTTCTGTTCCCAAAGCTGATTTAGTGCTTCTACCAAATCGCCACGAATGGTGCAACAAACACAGCCGTTACTCATTTGCACAATTTGTTCATTGCTGTTTTGGATTAGGATTTCATTATCGATATTTTCTTCACCAAACTCATTTTCTATGACAGCAATTTTCTTTCCATGATCAGCAGTCAGGATGTGTTTTAAAAGTGTCGTTTTGCCGCTTCCTAAAAAGCCAGTCAAAATCGTTACAGGTATAAGTGCCATTTTTTCCTAAATCTTTGTTAAAGCTATTGATGAACTTAAATTCGTTCCAATAATAAACCCTTGAGATAATCGCCTTCAGGGAAACATATTAATTTAGGGTGGTCTAGGCCTGATGTCAAGCGCTTTAGTACACGAAATTTAAATTCGCCAGATTTTTGATGGCTAGCAGCTTCTTTACTTGCCGTAAAAATCGTTTTTTCAAAAGTCTCCATATCCATTGCGCCAGAACAAGAGA contains:
- a CDS encoding MFS transporter; translated protein: MSSTTTEAKQSLAEILSAYTQKITLRMFFLGFSAGLPLLLVLGTLGFWLREAGIDRSTIGYLSWIGLIYGLKWVWAPLVDRLTLPLLSNWLGRRKAWLLIAQVLVMIGLVGMSMSDPSQQVNAVAWFAVLVAFGSATQDIALDAFRIESADTKMQGVLAAAYQTGYRFAMIWAGAGVLWIAARAQNTPDNVYDHYGWQIAYLCMAASMLVGVITVLISKEKPFVPKTDVHSVKQWIHVAFIEPFADFLKRYQWHAVLILSLIAVYRISDVVMGIMANPFYVDMGYTKDEVASVTKIFGVIMTLLGAFIGGGLTVRFGIFRILMLGAILSAASNLLFAWLATRGHDLSGLIFVISADNLSSGIASAAFIAYLSSLTNVSYSATQYALFSSMMLLIPKWMAGFSGVFVDHFGYSTFFISTAIIGLPVLILVWFVSKLNLIQNSDQAENSVKSQS
- the metW gene encoding methionine biosynthesis protein MetW produces the protein MSTKVRADFSAIANWIQPHSSLLDLGCGDGDFLEYIRAQKKVQTYGVEISDLSVLACVEKGLDVIQQDLEAGLALFENQSFDMVLLSQTLQTIHETESILNEIVRVGKECVISFPNFAHWSHRIDILLGRMPVSKSLPFDWYNTPNVRVLTIADFEALASKIGIKILDRVILHEGKEISWAANLFGSLAIYRVQSA
- a CDS encoding homoserine O-acetyltransferase → MTGLNTQSYSIQFNEPLALKSGAQLGSYSLEVQTYGQLNANKTNAVLICHALNASHHVAGVDPVSGKAGWWDNMIGPGKPLDTNHFFVIGVNNLGSCFGSTGPMSINPETNTPYGSTFPLVTVEDWVISQARLADYFGIQKFAAVMGGSLGGMQALAWGIQFPERVEHCLIIASAASLSAQNIAFNEIARSAIMSDPDFHEGNYYAHQVTPRRGLRVARMIGHITYLSNDDMAEKFGRDLKRLQGDPQDYRFSFDTEFEVESYLRYQGEKFADYFDANTYLLITRALDYFDPAKNHGGNLSKALAVMQSKSLVISFTTDWRFAPDRSREIVKALLDNKHSVTYAEIDAPHGHDAFLLDDERYHGILRAYFSRMQKDLA
- the slmA gene encoding nucleoid occlusion factor SlmA produces the protein MSSLDAVNLETYGTPTQEDSKGRKRPKPGERRIQILQALAEMLENPQGERVTTAALAAKIQVSEAALYRHFASKAQMFDGLIAFIEQTIFGLINQIIAKEENGRIQIQEIAMMLLAFSEKNPGMTRVLLGDSLFQEDARLQERINQVLERVEASMKQSFRIMQTQQNISWSADDISHRSGLVMSYVVGRWHRFARSGFTKSPLDNATASMGVLLFV
- the argB gene encoding acetylglutamate kinase — protein: MDHKDLTLSDIAPTLKAEILAEALPYIRQYHGKTIVIKYGGNAMTEERLKEGFARDVILLKLVGMNPVVVHGGGPQIDDALKKIGKAGTFIQGMRVTDDETMEVVEWVLGGEVQQDIVMMINQFGGQAVGLTGKDGGLIKARKLMMPDKDDPTKEIDIGFVGEISSINPAVVKALQDDAFIPVISPIGFGEDGRAYNINADLVAGKMAEILHAEKLVMMTNIPGVMNSKGELLTDLSAKEIDGLFADGTISGGMLPKISSALDAARSGVNSVHIIDGRIEHSLLLEILTEQAFGTMIRSH
- a CDS encoding TonB-dependent receptor, whose product is MNKHHFCFSHLFLLSSFFFLSQLTFAQEPSIRVSDIPTLTVEGSSPLSNRVELNVGQREIQSKLPTNIAESLHDELGFSSSSFGQSSSRPIIRGMSGSRVPILQNGMNSGDVSSVSPDHAVASDVMFSQSFELLRGSESLRYSSSANQGLLNVIDLRIPSSTLAEPSASFVGQYNLNQQGLSTGILAEDSIGNWTLHVDNTSRRLNDYQRPDGQLQPYSFSRQNDLGLGACYFRASGYTGFSFSQFQNFYGIPSAEGSQIDLLQNRFSLLDEESNPFTGISKLKTQFIYTNYRHQELSNTQSPQSEFKNQSIETRMELFHEPILSWTGSFGLQAGSGTISATDLTNPNLNAAIIPSTKSDNMAIFLIENKSFGNIDVQNGFRYEWVRRNPDASIPYSDSPNFDIPSGGSAPLSFIPKSNQFSLVSLSSQAAWNFITEQAILIRYSFSQRAPSVDELYSFGNHDATATFDVGNPNLNKESSNHFEIGWRKNKGLTQGKLNLYQNFVSNFVYTQYTGATDLNSDFPVRQFLQANAIIKGVESEVTYNMNGDGFAGRIFGDYSEGTLDQGGYLPLQPATRIGSAIYYSRFGWKANLSLIHALGQYKTATSTFYNEPSTAGYNKLDFRLSKSQAINRLLVTYYLQANNLLNDTIRYSTTVDTLRLYAPQPGRTFILGIKVDY
- the dksA gene encoding RNA polymerase-binding protein DksA; protein product: MTTKTKTPATPKVIELISEAQLVKMSDKDYMNPEQLEFFKDRLQKLRDDILKNADATTENLRENTLVPDPADRATIEEEHALELRTRDRERKLLKKVEQALGRIESGEYGWCEETGEAIGVSRLLARPTANLSLEAQERRELRQKLFGD
- a CDS encoding GTP-binding protein: MALIPVTILTGFLGSGKTTLLKHILTADHGKKIAVIENEFGEENIDNEILIQNSNEQIVQMSNGCVCCTIRGDLVEALNQLWEQKKSKQISFNRVVIETTGIANPGPVAQTFFMDDDVAEHYVLDAVVTLVDAKHGDQQLDEHEEAQNQVGFADQIFITKCDVVDEKIRQALRNRIVHMNPKAPIKEITHGVVNLDEVFDLHGFNLNAKLDIDPHFLEQENHDDCGHDHSHDHDHHHDHDHHHEQHGHTDKIQSFVFRSEKPFDHKKLEDFLGGILSVFGSKLLRYKGVLYVKGSNRKVVLQGVHEMMGSDMAGPWGTELKQTKIVFIGQDLPKDTLMMGLEGCLV